GATGTGTGTGGTGTTGTGTGTAGAATGCGTGAAGATTATGTCGTAGAGtaggaagaaaaaggaaaagaaaaaaaatcGCAGTTGCTTCAATGGAGGATCGCGGTTATTTGAAGACTTTTGAGAGGGTATTTGAGtgtgatgatgttgtgagaAAGAAAGACGGAACAGAGCGAGTTGAGCAAAAGGATCTAAATAAAGGCGGGTGCCAAGGTTCGATGCGGTTCTGCGCTGTTCCAAAGGAGCCCACTTTGGAGAGCTTCTCTGGTGTTGCAGGGGGGTCTACCACTTTCTGGGTGCTGCTAGGCGTTGCTGGGGGGCGTGCTTTGGAGGGGCGAGGGGTCTAAAGAAGCGTCTAGCAGCTGCGTGCACCtggcagacagacagatctGGGTTCGCCCCACTAAAAAAACTGCGTCTCCCAAACGATGCGCAACCTGAGATGGATCTTTGATTGCTTCTGGCTGATTCCTGATGAGGTATCAAGACACAAGAGCTCATCGTGTTTATTCCCGTAGCTTCCGTCTATTCTCTCTATATCTCACGGCTTCTCCTCGTACCCCATGTCCTATGCCTGATTGTCTTGTGCTCTCATCTTACTGATGTCATGTCCTCATAAACTTTTTGCTTCCCAAATCTTCCAGCGCGGGGCATCCGGGCAAGGATtagagcttgatgttctggctACATTTCTCGTAGTGCAGATATCACCTAAACATATGTCCTGACTACCTAAGCAGGTAGACACTTTGCCCCACCAATCGACCTCATGTTGGACGGGTAGCTCCCCTCTTCGTGCCCCTCCTCAGACGGCGctccctcatcttctgtcgCTCTTCTCTCCCTGGGGTTTAGCACTGCGAAAACTCTAGGttgcctcttcatcatggagcGTCATAACGGAAACTGGATAATTTTGTGGCAATCACTGGGAAAATTCTGACAATTGAGGCTTTGGCAAAGTCGGTATATTGAGATTTGCTCCGAAAGAGTCAAGAATGCGCCCGTCTGTCCAACCAGAGACAGGTCAGGTCTTTTGGTGCCTCTTCATGGTATCAAACAGCGGATGTCCATGTGTTGGCTACCGCCACTTGAGTAAGCTCAACTGATTGGATTGCACAGCGTGTATTCGTGATGCAGCAGGGCTGTTTTCCTGCTTGGTGATGCTTCAATAGTGTGGTCCACGTATCTACAGTAGTATTCATACATTATCTTATCACCATGTCACGGCCATCAATTGAATCTCATGGCGCCTCTCAGTCAGATGTCTGCCTCCCGAGCCTGTCTTGCTGTACAGTGACCAATGCTTACCTCGggattcatcatcaccgacaacCCTGCCTGTACAGTATCTCGATCGTAAACTACTAGTAGGTAGTCTATCAGGCTGAAatcgatgaccttgttggTACCAACAAACCAACATTGAAGCTCAATTGCTCGCCGTATGtcgatggccatgatgaaagcaTACGATCTTTACGCAGTTGACCCCATTATTTTTCTACGTGTGGATCCAAATCTCCAAACCCTTTCCTTTGTTGTCTTTCCTTTCCGTTGCCTCCATCTTTTCAGCAAGCAAACTGACTTCGTCTTCCTAGCGCTTCCACGGCCCTCTGTGCATCCACTTGGGCTCGCGAGACCCCAGGGCTGAGGCGTGGCGTAGGAATTCGAGGGCCCCTCTGCCCAGTCAGCTTCTTATCTGGGCATGCTGGTTGTCAGGCAACCGGCAGAACCCCTGAGAGGCCCATTTCAAGTTATTGCGTGTGTAATCAGTCTCGTCGTTGGGTTTTGGGTTTCACTGcggcagcatcatcaaggcACCGCTGTACCTAAGCTGTAAGGTACAGCTGGTGGACAGGTAGCTCAGAGCACAACAGCTCATCCTGGCAGGGCAATCGTGGTTCCAATTGTTGTTAACACTCGCCTCATTTCATTATCTTCCTTATTCTTCTGCCTTCTCTAAAACTATGGGTCAGTTGCCTCTCGTCTTCTGTTCTCGCTTGGAGGCGACCCCAAACAATTGGATCGTGTGTGGGGTTCCATGTCGTGATTAGCTCCATCTATAAACCAGCTTGTCTATGCATGATTAGCCAGCTGGCTTGGGGAGCTAGGGGAGGtcagaaaacttgagacaTTTATGccaaatgatgaaaagacttgggCATTTCAGTCTAAGTTTAGGGGAGTCTctactgagtttattttagtaccctcttctaaagtcttgtattttcttgttcctgagGGCTGGATCCTCGCTTCTGACCTGCATTTACCCTAGAGTCCTTGACACCCGATTTTAAAGCACTTGGACAGGACTATGATGAAGGATTCAGGTCTGCTGATTTTCCTGTGATAGATCGACATGGGACAGATAGACTTTTGAATTGTTGTTGTAATATTCGTGATGACTCTTTCCGCATGTGCTTCTTCAGGCTGCGATTATCGCCCGATGTTTGGTATGACGTCTCAACCGTGATACTGACTATTAGATAGGTACATGTTTTCGTCGAGTCCGTCACTCAACGTCAAAGAACGACAGAACTGAACATGATAGTGATATAAGCTCAAGGTATTTGCTAAAATTTAACTTGACATGGTAAACTGCTATCGAGCTCTTGATCCGCTGCACCACAAGTAACCCACACGTTGGAACAGTAAAGGCAAATGCAATGCAACTGTTATAAGACTCGAGAGCTCTATTCTAAATATAACTACCTACACCATCCCCACCATCTAAAACACATAGTCTTCCCGTCCCCTGTCAGTAGTTGCAAGATAAGAGCATCCAATGGGGGTAGAGCTCATGTGAGACTGCCTATAGACTGAGGTAACTCCGTGGTTCTTCTCGCCTATTCGCTTCGCTTATAATCAAGACCAGGCTACTGCCTTGCAATGAACCCCGGTAGATCGTGTTCTTCGATCATAAGCATTGACTTGTCCGCCATCCTCGAACTTGTCTCGGTTGCCGATCCACCCAAGAAACCATTCCATATCTTCTGCATCACGTTATCTGTGCTCAACAACTTACTTCCTTTCaaagcctcctcatcctttTCACCCACTACCAGCAGGACCTTCTTTGCAGCCGGAaagccatcgacaacatGCCACAAGCATCCAAAAACCTGATCACTTTCCTGCTCCGCGTAGCCGAGCTCCGAGAGTACGCAGGCGAGATGCTTGACCCTGCGGGTGTCTTCCCGCCGTAAGAAATACACCATTGCCGAGTTGAAACCGTAGATGTCATATGCCTCTAGTTCGCCTGCTAGATATACAGCGTCAAGGTCGAAATTGAACCACACGCGCGGTGGTTCAGATACGGGCGTATCTGAGAGGAGCTTGGATATACGCCAGCCAAAGGCAAGCTCATAATGCTGCAAGGCTAGATATCGTGCCTCGCGGTTGATGTGCAATAACACAGGCACCGATCTTCCATGCGACCGCTGATTTAGCTCAGCAAGTCTTTGATCAAGCCGTTCGTCGCGCTGAAGACAGCAGACGACGGTGATGCGGGGTTGAATGAGGCACGACCATATTCGTAGACGCAGCTCAGGCGGTAGTTGTGCGAATTGAGGAAATTCGGTGAGAGTGGATGACGAGTTGACTTGCGACGAGAGGCCATCGTCAAAAGTGCGAAACTCGAGCCAAAACGTTGGGTTTGggctttgctcttcctcggtaCTGATATCGCTCATACTTATTATTGGTTACAAGGGGTGTCGGTCAATTGGTTGACAGAGGTGGACTATACGATACGACATGAGCTGATTATAGAGGATCCAAAAGAATGACAAAGCGAATGATCTGTGATGGTCAGTGGGGTGAAGAGaaatgaagaaaagagagtgTGTCCCTGCATGGAGTATTCCTAGATCCAAGGTCAGGCGATTTATCTCCGCCAACTTCCACTATCTATCAGCGAATCACTGTTTGGTTTCAAATTGGATCCAGATACGCACAAGCCGTTGGTGATTCGCGGATATAAACATTCATCTTTGTCCCTCGGTAATTTCAAAGAAGGTTGATTCTGGTACTCATTGATTCACAAGGCTCTTCGAAAATCATCATCTTATATAGGTAATTTAGATTCATTCGATTATCTCCTTGCCGAGTGTGACGCCGCTCGAGAACCTCACTTACCCCTTCACCAGCAGCTGGGGTAAAGAATCATAGTTTAGAGAAATCCGAGATACACTTTTATATTCACGGACTAAATAGAATTGATCAGGTAATTTAGTAGCATGAATCATGTTCTAGAATTGTTTGCAGTGATGGCCCAAGACACTCAGAGGCATGCTCCGGAACGATGATGATCGAGTCTAATCCAGTTCTATATCCGCACAGGAAATTCCTAACGCTAAATCATATCCAACCGTGGAACCTTTCTACCCGCCTTCGTCCTATCCCAGGGGGTCATACCTGCTGGGAGCCCTGCAAAGGTCTCGTGGCGTTGACGCCCTGATCAGAAGCTACAGCTTCCGACCATGCTCCACTGTGCGAGCTGTTGAGCCTGTATGCATTTttctcaatcttcaacttTTCCTGGCCTCGTACTAGCTTGAGGAGATAGGAACCCTTCACCACAATGTCTGTAGGACCATCCTCTCCAGGGGGACCTTGTCCAAGCTTGACGTTTCCGATGAACCAAGTAACTGGGAATGCCTGATCCTGAATTAGTTCCCGTCCAAGATATGAGGAAAATCCTTTGAACTCACCAGTGCGACGAGAGGGGTGATGGCGACAAACGCCCAGACAACacccatcttggcttgatgaACAGCCTGTTCATTTGCTGCACCACCAGAGGAAGAATGCACGCTGCTGAAGTCGCTATGGGAGTCCAGCCCAgaagtgttgttgaagactGTAGACATGATAGTCAAGCCGATAGTACCACCAAAAGGGATGGCAACCGCCATGAGCCCAATGACGGAGGCGCGCAAGTGTCGAAAAAGACCAATGCCGTGAAGTGGCGAAGCCATGAAACGCATACCACTACCGCAACCAACAAGGGCCATCATTCCATAGATGACGCTCAGCCTGTTGGCGTAGATCGCCCATGCAAGAACTCCCAGACCGACAGCTTCGGTAAGTGTCCCTAGAAAGATACAGGGAAACGTCATGCGAGGCCACTTGTTGCACATGAAGGAGCAGATATAAACACCGGCTGTGAAGGTATTAATACGTAATTCAAGTCACAAATATCATACGAAACGAACCTCCGAGACCAGGGACAAAGTAGAGAAGCTGGACGCCAGCCTCGTCAGAGTCGTAACCCTAAACATCGTTAGCAAGGAGTTCGTGTGTTGATTTGAACAAGACTTACCCTGACTGCAATAAAGTAGATGTTACAGAAGTAGAGTACCTGAACAAGTCAGAAAGGGAACGATCAACGGTAAACGATAGCCTTACAGCATACATGCCAATTCCTGTGGCACACTCGCAGTAGAAGAGAAGTCCAATATCACGATTTGAGATTAGTTCCCAGGGGAGCATTGCTCTCTGCCAGGGCAGCTTCTCGGCCATGGTATTTCCAGGGGCAAGGAGATACTCCCAGTAGCAAAAAATGCCAGCAAAGATGATACCAAGCACCAGAGGAACAATGACAGCGGGTGATGACCAAGAATATGTCGCGCCACcccaagtcaaagccagaATAAcgaggccaaagccaaagatgaaaagaagctggccaccaacatcaacagtcttgaGACGGGCGACGAATTTTGTTCGCCGGCCAGTTTCAGCTGTCTCGTTGAGCTCAGGGATGGGCTGAGGACCGAGAAGCTCCTTGCGTAGGACAAAGAAGACTATGATCAGAGCGACTGCGGCAATAgggaggttgatggcaaAGCACCATCTCCAGTCAGCATTTGTGAGATATCCTAAGTCGATGTTAGCTGTATTCAAACAGTAGATATGGTTTGGAGTAGTCTCACCACCGATGACTGGGCCGAGTCCATATGAGATACCGCCAACGAGTGAGAAGATGGCCCAGTTCTTTGCGTTTTCTTGCAAAGAAACTCTATCGGCAAGAATAGTCCGGACAACGACATTgaggccagcagcagcaagtcCTTGAAATCCACGACCCAGAAGCAGAACTGGGAAGGCATTTGTTGGGGCCCCAGTACACAGGGCACTGCCAATGAGCATGAGGATAATGGCTGCATTGATAGAAGCATTGCGGCCAAATACATCAGCCATTTGAGCCCAGAAAGGGATGAACGCTGCAGAAGTGAGGTTGAACGCTGAGACGATCCAGTTGAGCTGTGAGATCTCCCCAAAGTCCGAGGCAATCCACGGAAGAGCACTAGCGATGCTGTTTGAAAATGTCAGTTTCATTCTGCAATTTTCAGATCTTTCCATACATTGTCGAGTCGAGTGCTTGAAGAGCAAAGGGTGCCACTAGGCCTAGGATAATCTTCCATCGGTATATCCTCGCGGCCTTCTTTTCCGATGCACACGCAACACATTTCACAGACGAAGATTCATACGCTTCCATATGTCGACAttgtggttgttgaggtgCTTGCTTGGTAGCGTCAGATCCTGTTTCTTGCAATTCCATTGGCACCGGGTTTGTTTGCGCTTGTTTGCGCTGCTGActggccttgatggcctttcGAACCAACGAGATCATAGTGCTATAGAAGATGTAAGAGAAGCTGATCGAGAGCTGTGCCAGTTAAAGACTGAGCTATGGTCCGCAGTTGAGGCGATTGAGTATAGGAGGAGATAAAATCATGATGATCGACCCGAGATCGCGGCATGAAATCTTCTGATATTTATCCATCTTGGAGGCAGCCTGAACAATATTGGAATCTCCATAATTGCTGATTGTTCGCATTCTCTCCTATCTACATACGTTGCAGGTTGCGTAGAGCGCGGGTCGAGAAGGCGAAGCATGCAACTCGCAAAGACAAGCAATCGAATGAGGTTTCCTATTCAAGAGGAATACGAAAAACCAAAGCCAATAAGAAGTGCTACAATGTCCCAACGCGGTGGGATTATTTGTCCGTAAGTTGATGCGAGATGAGGTTCGTAGGGCTGTGTTCGAACCGAGATGTAGTCTCGAATGGCTAACTAGAATCGGTTAGTGCATTGCTCGAATCGCTATCCCTTATGGGATATATTGTTCAACAATGTTATGCCGACTCACTTGAGCATCTCAATAcgagaccttgatgatggattgtACTAATACAACTCGATTGTACGGGCTACGGCATCTAAAAAGCTATCGCACTCGGAAAGTAGagccatcaatcatcatggctggttAGTTATGTGTTCAATAATTCAATCTCAAGACACATAGGATCACAAAACGTCACCATCTGAAGGTTTCCAAACTTCCATATGGAGTAAACCATATGAATTGCGCTTCCAAAGAAATGTGCGGATGGCCAAACATTTTAACAAAAATGTCGGCGCCGGGCCGATGCCTCTGACGGAGCGGAGCCGAAGACGGAGGACGAATCCGTGTTCTAAGGACAGCCGAGACGCCGGGCGCCTGGAGTACAAATCATCATACCATATGGCCGTGGGTCGGTACGAATCCTAGGGGAAACCAGTAGCACATTAGCTCACCAACGTCGGACTCATCCTCAGAAGAATACTGCAATGGCTAGTGCAGAAAGACAAGGACTGAACATATTATTGCCTTCTGACCAGGTAACTACGGAGAAGGAAAGTACGGTTTACGGCAAGACAGGCAGGGTTACCCCACGAGATCCCCCATCTTTTCCCCTCCAACCAATTGTCCTCCTCAAAAACTCGCCTCAGTTAATAAACATCTACAAGCCCTTTCAATACAACAGAACGTCCCTACATGCCGCTCAAGTCAACTCAGGTGTTCCTATTCTACCCACTCGCACTGGAACCTCAAAAGCCTGGCGTCTGGATGCGGCCGCGGCTGCGGCGATCCCGCATTTGATGTGTTGCTCTCCACTGCGGGAGCCAGGGAGCCAAGGTGTTGGagcataggtaggtaggtagctatGACGAAATAAGCTCTCCCACTGCCGTCCTTTGGACCGAACCGAAAATAGGCCCTGGCTATCGAGTGCCAATATCTCTCCGTCGTTATACCCGTTACAGATCCAGAACTACCAAAACCATCGACAGCCGGGCTCCGTTGGCCCTCGGGAATGCCAAGGGACCCCGGAAAATTACACACTTATTAGCTTACACAGGCAATCGTAGGTTTCCAGTCTGTCGTTTGCCTGCGGCATGTGCTCTCTTCTTGCCGCACACCAAAAAGCATCACAAGCTCCTTTAGGTAATTGTCTTTCTTACCCATGGATGGGCCCCCAAGAAAAAGCAGAAATATCTGGAGGGCAACAGTTCGAGTATCACAGGCAGGCAACTTCTAGAAGACGCAGCAATGTCCTTGTCCGGTAGACAACACAATTTCTTCTCAACTatttgagaagcaaagaaatGATGAAAGAATGAGCCTCGCCAACCATCGTCAGCCCAGACGACAAGTGCGGCACATGATGCTGCGATTTGCTGCTCTCTACGAGCTGTCCACTTTAGCTCACCCATGACACCTCTAACCATGGTGCACCACATACCTCCAAATTCGATAAAGGACACCAGATCATTAGACAAAAGCGCTTGACTGTCCCTTTGAGACCTCACATCACCGCGTGCATgcagaaagaaagacagacaagcaagcaatcaCACAGTACaattgctttttcttttctttttgccacGTGAAAGGACCCCAACTGAGCGGTTTCCCCTCATCATAGCCGCTTACTGGAATTTGGGGTTTGGGGTTATCATCAAGGCTTTTTTGCCTCTTTGATTGCTGGTCGGCCACTCCTCGTTACGGCGTTTGTGGAAGCGTTCAAGATATAGCATAATCCAACCAGTCAGAAGCAGTCCATTTAACTCCAACTGCCCTTTGATAGTGGATCCTTTCCGGTCTAGGCTTCGATCTATCAGCTCGACTTTGTCGTCACGGTTGTGTCTGGCAACCATATTCTGAACATCCCGTCGTCCGAACCACCAACCTTTATCACTTTTATTGTTCGGGAAACGTCCGTAACGGTAAACTCACACTCTGAACCGGCGACGCCTCGCGGCGAACCGTTCCTAGGCTCTAGTCTAGGCACTACGTAGCCAGGCACTGCACCTCCTTCGCTTCTGCACGCCACCCGGTTGACCTTACAAGATTCGTTACTGGGTAGCCTCATTGTCTTCATCCCGGTCTTATCCCCTTATAACCATCACGATACGGGCTCCAAATCCGGCACCGATTTCATCGTTACCGGCTCTTGTCTCTCGGGGATTTCTCGCTTTTCCGTACTGAATATTCTCTCCTGTTCTGTGTAAGTTCTATGCCAGACCCGTTTACCTCGATGTCCCCTGATCCCACGTTTCGGCACTGAGCACCTGTTGTCATCGGACTTGCGGAGGCGTTTCATTACTGCCAAATCCCGTCCTGGGCCCTCTTTGTCCTATCATAGCCCTCGGCTGTTTTCACTCCCCAAGATGCTCTCCCTCACGTTCGGCTACCCCAGTATTCTTTACGCTGAGGGTGAAGTCTAGAGGGTGTGCATGGGGTGCATATAGCGTCCACTTGACTCTTGTCTAAGTCAGCTTGGTCACAGTACTCTGCTTATATCAGAGCCATATTCCCTCTCAACTTGGGCTGGTCTTGGCTATTGTATTCATcactcatcttctcccattcAAGAAAGCACTTCGTGTAATGCCAAAATATTTCCTTCAAGAGGGCTGTCATTACTTCTACCGAACCGCTCTCCGCGGACTCAACGTTAGCACAAGCGTGTCACCTCTCTACGCCTAAACTTCGTTTCCATCACCCCCGACTAACACCATGACTCAAGTCCGCACTTTCactcctcctcagccccTTGGAGACAGGCTCTCTGACCCAACTTCTGCTCCAAAGCCTGCTGGTTCTACCGTTCCGCGAACTCTTCCCGATATTCCAGAGCTTGCTCAACCACGGCGCAATTCTCCCCCAAGACTTAGCGGCGACTATACTCGTGTTCCAATGGCCAACTACAACGAGTCACGGAAAGATGGTGGCATCACTTTCTCTGGGCAGGACAAACTACCCAAGCTGCCTATCCCTGAACTCGAGGCCACCTGCAAGCGGtatcttgaagctctcaagccACTCCAGACAGCCCGAGAACATGCAGAGACACAGCATGCCGTCAACGAATTCCTAAAGAGCGATGGGCCCGAGCTGCAGGAGAAATTAAAGGCATATGCTCAGGGCAAGACGAGTTACATCGAACAATTCTGTATGTCAGAACATACCTCTGATTTATAGTAAAGCACTAACTTTCTTAGGGTATGATTCTTATCTCAACTTTGATAACCCCGTTGTTCTCAACTTGAAccctttcttcttgcttgaagatgaccCAACTCCCGCTCGCAATGATCAAGTCACTCGTgctgcttctttggtcgTCTCATCCCTTGAATTCGTTCGTGCGGTGCGAAAGGAGGAGCTTGCTCcagacaaggtcaagggaACTCCACTTTGCATGTACCAGTTCTCGAGACTGTTCGGCACTGCGCGAGTTCCCACTGAGGAAGGATGCCAAATCGAGCAAGATCCTGAGTCGAAGCACATCGTCGTCATGTGTCACGGCCAATTCTACTGGTtcgatgtcttggatgataaCTCAGATGTCATTATGAGCGAGAAGGATATCTCCATCAACCTGCAgaccattgttgatgatgcaacCCAAGTTCCCATCCAAGACGCTGCCAAAGGCGCTGTGGGAGTCCTGAGCACCGAGAATCGCAAGGTATGGTCAGGCCTTCGAGATGTCCTGACCAGCGAGCCTGGTTCCAACAATGCGGATTCACTCGGAATTGTAGACACGGCCCTCTTCGTTCTTTGCCTCGACTACACAGAGCCTGCAGACGCTGCAGCCCTTTGCCAGAACATGCTTTGTGGTACCAGCGAGATCGAGAAAGGTGTTCAAATCGGCACATGTACCAACCGATGGTACGACAAGCTTCAAATCATTGTTTGCAAGAACGGAAGTGCTGGTATCAACTTTGAGCATACCGGTGTCGATGGCCACACAGTTCTGCGATTCGCTAGCGATGTTTACACCGACACCATTCTTCGATTCGCCCGCACAATCAATGGCCTGGCTCCTTCTCTCTGGGCATCTTCTAGTCCCGATCCCTCCAAGCGTGATCCCGAGAGTTTTGGAGATGTTAGCGTCACTCCTCGAAAGCTGGAGTGGGATATGAT
This genomic interval from Fusarium verticillioides 7600 chromosome 1, whole genome shotgun sequence contains the following:
- a CDS encoding carnitine O-acetyltransferase — protein: MTQVRTFTPPQPLGDRLSDPTSAPKPAGSTVPRTLPDIPELAQPRRNSPPRLSGDYTRVPMANYNESRKDGGITFSGQDKLPKLPIPELEATCKRYLEALKPLQTAREHAETQHAVNEFLKSDGPELQEKLKAYAQGKTSYIEQFWYDSYLNFDNPVVLNLNPFFLLEDDPTPARNDQVTRAASLVVSSLEFVRAVRKEELAPDKVKGTPLCMYQFSRLFGTARVPTEEGCQIEQDPESKHIVVMCHGQFYWFDVLDDNSDVIMSEKDISINLQTIVDDATQVPIQDAAKGAVGVLSTENRKVWSGLRDVLTSEPGSNNADSLGIVDTALFVLCLDYTEPADAAALCQNMLCGTSEIEKGVQIGTCTNRWYDKLQIIVCKNGSAGINFEHTGVDGHTVLRFASDVYTDTILRFARTINGLAPSLWASSSPDPSKRDPESFGDVSVTPRKLEWDMIPELSVAVRFAETRLADLIEQNEFQTLDFGHYGKNFITSMGFSPDAFVQMAFQAAYYGLYGRVECTYEPAMTKTFLHGRTEAIRTVSSEVVDFVQAFWADNPVDAKIEALRKACQKHTANTRQCLKAEGCDRHLYALFSVWQRSLDDDLDSGFNSNGYSSPGDGYSDQAGSPVGSPGNDSLPSVDGVEVRPTRDRGYSVNSRSRDQNPLPLLFADSGWDKLNNTILSTSNCGNPCLRQFGFGPTSGDGFGIGYIIKDEGLAICVASKHRQTKRFVDTLESYLLEVRRILRIDNRKMSTGKVSRAREVEIERPKLVSRIKSRGRPITAVESLRSATGTTSPTNESSTFSEDDEMGGCKFLLSYPQFPST
- a CDS encoding carnitine O-acetyltransferase, whose translation is MTQVRTFTPPQPLGDRLSDPTSAPKPAGSTVPRTLPDIPELAQPRRNSPPRLSGDYTRVPMANYNESRKDGGITFSGQDKLPKLPIPELEATCKRYLEALKPLQTAREHAETQHAVNEFLKSDGPELQEKLKAYAQGKTSYIEQFWYDSYLNFDNPVVLNLNPFFLLEDDPTPARNDQVTRAASLVVSSLEFVRAVRKEELAPDKVKGTPLCMYQFSRLFGTARVPTEEGCQIEQDPESKHIVVMCHGQFYWFDVLDDNSDVIMSEKDISINLQTIVDDATQVPIQDAAKGAVGVLSTENRKVWSGLRDVLTSEPGSNNADSLGIVDTALFVLCLDYTEPADAAALCQNMLCGTSEIEKGVQIGTCTNRWYDKLQIIVCKNGSAGINFEHTGVDGHTVLRFASDVYTDTILRFARTINGLAPSLWASSSPDPSKRDPESFGDVSVTPRKLEWDMIPELSVAVRFAETRLADLIEQNEFQTLDFGHYGKNFITSMGFSPDAFVQMAFQAAYYGLYGRVECTYEPAMTKTFLHGRTEAIRTVSSEVVDFVQAFWADNPVDAKIEALRKACQKHTANTRQCLKAEGCDRHLYALFSVWQRSLDDDLDSGFNSNGYSSPGDGYSDQAGSPVGSPGNDSLPSVDGVEVRPTRDRGYSVNSRSRDQNPLPLLFADSGWDKLNNTILSTSNCGNPCLRQFGFGPTSGDGFGIGYIIKDEGLAICVASKHRQTKRFVDTLESYLLEVRRILRIDNRKMSTGKVSRAREVEIERPKLVSRIKSRGRPITAVESLRSATGTTSPTNESSTFSEDDEMGGYGFFDAGMLLQALKARNEQFESTDTRASDRAAAAQARRRDIGKKLRLSDY